In the Arachis ipaensis cultivar K30076 chromosome B10, Araip1.1, whole genome shotgun sequence genome, one interval contains:
- the LOC107622864 gene encoding GDSL esterase/lipase At5g45670 gives MAMACERKKILWLVLHLLMVVFVKGAPQVPCLFIFGDSLSDSGNNNDLATVAKANFKPYGIDFPFGPTGRFTNGLTTIDIISQQLGFEEFIPPFANTSGYDILKGVNYASGAAGILVESGSHTGAVVSLGLQIAHHRVIVSRIASTLGSMNKAQEYLSKCLYYVNIGNNDYINNYFLSQLYPTSQIYTPHQYAQLLIQHLEHNLLDLIDVGARKLVIVGLGLVGCTPNSIRTFGTNGSCYEEGNEAVSIFNSKLVSLVDTLNFNLSPYSKSIFIDSTAVAIANTNAPGFTVSTVGCCVTGWSGECIENEEPCNNRKEYVFWDDFHPTEAWNQINAINSYAATNPSFVHPMDIKQLVDQQVNIMLPEFPHHFKTHLTTTSAL, from the exons ATGGCAATGGCATGTGAAAGGAAGAAGATCCTGTGGTTGGTTTTGCATCTTCTTATGGTGGTATTTGTGAAGGGAGCACCCCAAGTGCCATGCCTTTTCATCTTCGGTGACTCACTTTCTGATAGTGGAAACAACAACGATCTTGCAACCGTTGCCAAAGCCAATTTCAAACCATATGGCATTGACTTCCCTTTTGGCCCAACCGGAAGATTCACCAATGGCCTAACCACAATTGACATAATTA GTCAGCAACTGGGATTTGAGGAATTCATCCCACCCTTTGCAAACACAAGTGGCTATGACATTCTTAAAGGTGTTAACTATGCATCTGGTGCTGCTGGAATTCTTGTGGAGAGTGGCTCTCAtaca GGTGCTGTGGTCAGTCTAGGACTACAGATAGCACATCACAGAGTAATTGTTTCCAGAATCGCCAGCACACTCGGAAGTATGAACAAAGCTCAGGAATATCTTAGCAAATGCTTGTATTATGTGAACATTGGCAACAATGATTACATAAACAATTATTTCCTGTCACAATTGTACCCAACAAGCCAAATCTATACCCCTCATCAATATGCACAACTTCTCATTCAACACTTAGAACACAATTTACTG GATCTGATTGATGTTGGAGCAAGAAAGTTGGTGATAGTTGGGTTGGGCCTTGTAGGTTGCACTCCAAATTCCATCAGAACTTTTGGAACAAACGGATCTTGTTATGAAGAGGGAAATGAAGCAGTGTCCATTTTCAATAGCAAGCTAGTATCACTGGTGGATACTCTCAATTTCAACCTCTCTCCTTATTCCAAATCCATCTTTATAGACTCTACAGCAGTTGCCATTGCAAATACCAATGCACCTG GCTTTACGGTTTCAACAGTTGGTTGCTGTGTTACGGGGTGGAGTGGAGAGTGTATTGAAAATGAAGAACCATGCAATAATAGGAAAGAGTACGTGTTTTGGGATGATTTCCATCCCACAGAAGCATGGAATCAAATAAATGCAATAAATTCGTATGCTGCTACCAATCCATCATTCGTGCACCCTATGGATATCAAGCAACTTGTTGACCAACAAGTCAATATCATGCTACCGGAATTTCCACACCACTTCAAAACACACCTCACTACTACTAGTGccctttaa